The Crocosphaera subtropica ATCC 51142 genome includes a window with the following:
- a CDS encoding C40 family peptidase, with protein sequence MLVLSSPATSLELIPPSVSGEYCCRIPLNLYNSATGEELATQIATGRHLKLLEATLTNQFIQVQLCEDGYLAWLSLNDVPSLDAATKIYQSRPISRRQIEQKIPRIIAFTKAAMKQSNYYLWGGTIAPNYDCSGLIQAAFCASGIWLPRDSYQQEAFVKKISYEELLPGDLLFFATTRVDHVALYLGNGYYIHSSGQEVGRNKIAIDPLSNKGDKVSSYYYQKIYSFGRVMESYCP encoded by the coding sequence ATGTTAGTATTGTCTTCCCCCGCAACGTCCCTAGAATTAATACCTCCTTCTGTTTCTGGAGAATATTGCTGTCGTATTCCCCTCAATTTATACAATTCAGCGACAGGGGAAGAGTTAGCTACCCAAATAGCAACAGGGAGGCATCTTAAGCTATTAGAAGCAACGTTAACCAATCAATTTATACAAGTTCAACTCTGTGAAGATGGTTACTTAGCTTGGTTATCTTTAAATGATGTGCCAAGTTTAGACGCTGCTACAAAAATTTATCAATCTAGACCCATATCCCGTCGACAAATTGAACAAAAGATCCCTAGGATTATTGCGTTTACTAAAGCAGCAATGAAACAGTCTAATTATTATTTGTGGGGTGGAACCATTGCCCCTAATTATGATTGTTCCGGATTAATACAAGCTGCTTTTTGTGCATCAGGAATCTGGCTACCTAGGGATTCTTATCAACAAGAAGCTTTTGTTAAAAAGATTTCTTATGAGGAATTATTACCAGGAGATTTGCTCTTTTTTGCCACAACTAGAGTAGACCATGTTGCCCTTTATTTAGGAAATGGTTATTATATTCACAGTTCAGGTCAAGAAGTAGGACGCAATAAAATTGCTATTGATCCTCTTTCTAATAAAGGCGATAAAGTCAGTAGCTACTATTATCAGAAAATTTACAGTTTTGGGCGAGTGATGGAAAGTTATTGTCCCTAG
- a CDS encoding CBS domain-containing protein, with protein sequence MDLILCHQTVDFDALGAAVGLSCLKVGSRIVLTGGAHPTVKDFLALHRDEIPLIELRSVNPKQIRHLIVVDNQQLNRLGKASDWFSLSQIKSVELYDHHLNNKCDIPTTFQQIEPVGATTTLIVEKIQEANIIPNPIEATIMALGIHVDTGSLTFSQSTARDAKALAWLMEIGANVKIVAEYCDPGFTPQLQGIFSEALDKFETKNIRGYQIAWVLIETENFVSGLSNLAERLIELTESDALLFAHSYHKRHNDKPYPQNRLIIIGRTRIEGTNLNELFSVYGGGGHSQAASLMLRDVDPENKLQQLVEEFITQIPHPLTARDLMSSPVRTIRPETTIEQAQRMLFRYGHSGLSVVDENDHLVGVISRRDLDLALHHGFSHAPVKGYMSKNLKTIHPDTLLPDIESIMVTYDVGRLPVINDDKLIGIVTRTDLLRQIHQQRKEVKDENGKKVATVSCLLPSIRNSLEPSIWKLLEEIAQEAEHKGWHLYIVGGAVRDLLLTRNYEKVLLQDIDLVVDGFHRSADVGAGVELASTIQKKYSNCRLSVHGEFQTAALLWHKDPEFGSLWLDIATSRTEFYPYPAANPEVEASSIRQDLYRRDFTINALAVRLTPPREGELLDFFGGLLDLKAKEVRVLHANSFIEDPTRIYRAVRFAVRLKFEIEPQTEAYIRYAIESGIYEKLRLKNHVAPALTTRLKAELKYILEANYWKPALQLLSELDALKCLHNQVSLDDKIWWQIRCASRWLKYLDPDNKIGHWLIRLEILISQINIKERKQLAQNLQLPKESLERIEIVNTLSSEIQENLKKYDKTSEKYKQLYRYKLPDLMLVAVNCNKKIRRIIWQYLTQWSKVESPLNGNDLKRMGYKPGPKYKMVLDRLLSLTLDGEIQSKEEAEIIVREMMKELN encoded by the coding sequence ATGGACTTAATTTTATGCCATCAGACGGTTGATTTTGACGCATTAGGGGCAGCCGTTGGTTTATCTTGTCTCAAAGTAGGAAGTCGCATTGTTTTAACCGGTGGGGCCCATCCGACGGTTAAGGATTTTTTAGCATTGCATCGAGATGAAATCCCCCTGATTGAGTTAAGAAGTGTTAACCCTAAGCAAATTCGTCATTTAATTGTTGTCGATAATCAACAACTGAATCGTTTAGGAAAAGCCTCTGATTGGTTTAGCTTGTCTCAGATTAAAAGTGTTGAATTATATGACCATCATCTTAACAATAAATGCGATATTCCTACCACGTTTCAACAAATCGAACCAGTGGGGGCAACCACAACTTTAATTGTAGAAAAAATACAGGAAGCAAACATTATTCCTAACCCCATTGAAGCGACAATTATGGCGTTGGGAATTCATGTAGATACAGGGTCTTTAACCTTTTCTCAGTCCACTGCTAGGGATGCTAAAGCATTAGCTTGGTTAATGGAAATAGGGGCTAATGTGAAGATTGTAGCTGAATATTGTGACCCTGGTTTTACCCCTCAGTTACAAGGAATCTTTAGTGAAGCCTTAGATAAATTTGAGACAAAAAATATTAGGGGTTATCAAATTGCTTGGGTACTCATTGAAACAGAAAATTTTGTATCAGGGTTATCGAATTTAGCAGAAAGATTAATCGAATTAACCGAAAGTGATGCTTTATTATTTGCTCATAGTTATCACAAACGACACAATGATAAGCCTTATCCTCAAAACCGTTTAATTATTATTGGTCGAACCCGTATAGAAGGCACAAACCTCAATGAATTATTCTCAGTTTATGGTGGTGGTGGTCATAGTCAAGCTGCTTCTTTAATGTTAAGGGATGTAGACCCTGAAAACAAATTACAGCAATTAGTAGAAGAATTTATTACTCAAATTCCTCACCCTTTAACAGCGAGAGATTTAATGTCTTCTCCGGTAAGAACAATTCGACCCGAAACTACCATAGAACAAGCACAAAGAATGTTATTTCGCTATGGCCATTCGGGGTTATCGGTAGTAGATGAAAACGATCATTTAGTAGGTGTTATTTCCCGTCGGGATTTAGATTTAGCCCTGCATCATGGGTTTAGTCATGCACCGGTAAAAGGATACATGAGCAAAAACCTAAAAACCATTCATCCTGATACTTTATTACCTGATATTGAATCAATTATGGTAACTTATGATGTGGGAAGATTACCAGTTATTAATGATGATAAGTTAATCGGAATTGTCACCCGAACTGACTTATTAAGGCAAATTCATCAACAGAGAAAAGAAGTTAAAGACGAAAATGGGAAAAAAGTAGCAACGGTTTCCTGTTTATTGCCCTCCATTCGTAACTCTTTAGAACCTTCTATCTGGAAATTATTAGAAGAAATTGCCCAAGAAGCAGAACATAAAGGTTGGCATTTATATATTGTTGGTGGGGCAGTTAGGGACTTATTACTAACAAGAAATTACGAAAAAGTTTTACTTCAGGATATTGATTTAGTCGTAGATGGATTTCATCGATCCGCAGATGTTGGGGCAGGAGTGGAATTAGCTTCAACCATACAAAAAAAATACTCAAACTGCCGATTATCAGTACATGGTGAGTTTCAGACGGCAGCTTTATTATGGCATAAAGATCCAGAATTTGGATCACTATGGCTCGATATTGCTACCTCCAGAACTGAATTTTATCCTTACCCGGCTGCTAACCCAGAAGTAGAAGCGAGTTCTATTCGTCAAGACTTATATAGAAGAGATTTCACCATTAATGCTTTAGCCGTGAGATTAACCCCACCAAGAGAAGGGGAATTACTTGACTTTTTTGGCGGTTTATTAGATTTAAAAGCGAAAGAAGTTAGGGTACTTCATGCCAATAGTTTTATTGAAGATCCTACCAGAATTTATCGTGCAGTTCGGTTCGCTGTCCGTTTAAAGTTTGAAATTGAACCGCAAACAGAAGCTTATATTCGTTACGCTATTGAAAGCGGCATTTATGAAAAATTACGGCTTAAAAATCATGTTGCCCCTGCATTGACAACACGATTAAAAGCTGAATTAAAATATATTTTAGAAGCAAATTATTGGAAACCAGCTTTACAATTACTTTCAGAGTTAGATGCTTTAAAATGTTTACATAATCAAGTTAGTTTAGATGACAAAATCTGGTGGCAGATTCGATGTGCTTCTCGTTGGTTAAAATATCTTGATCCTGATAATAAGATTGGTCATTGGTTGATTCGTCTAGAAATATTAATCTCTCAAATCAATATAAAAGAAAGAAAACAACTTGCTCAAAATTTGCAACTGCCTAAAGAAAGTCTAGAAAGGATCGAAATAGTAAATACACTTTCTTCAGAAATACAAGAAAATTTAAAAAAATATGATAAAACAAGCGAAAAATATAAACAATTATATCGCTATAAATTACCTGACTTAATGTTAGTTGCAGTCAATTGTAACAAAAAAATTAGACGTATTATTTGGCAATATTTAACCCAATGGTCAAAAGTTGAAAGTCCTTTAAATGGTAATGATTTAAAACGAATGGGATATAAACCAGGGCCTAAATATAAAATGGTATTAGATAGGTTATTGAGTTTAACCTTAGATGGAGAAATTCAAAGCAAAGAAGAAGCAGAAATAATAGTTAGGGAAATGATGAAAGAGTTAAACTAA
- a CDS encoding transaldolase family protein translates to MIYLDSAIIKDVETAIKYGWVKGITTNPTILAKSNLSPEETLRKLANLSPGELYYQLTATEAETMIAEAQKAYELIGEKTVLKIPATTIGFQVTASLSPKIPCAVTAIYSSAQAAIAKEAGAKYAIAYVNRATRLLGDGLALVNNMAKVLEGSDTEILAASLKSPEEAAAALKAGAHHLTIPLDILTAMTTHELSEKTVIEFNEKGQGIEVK, encoded by the coding sequence ATGATTTACCTTGACTCAGCTATTATCAAAGATGTAGAAACTGCCATAAAATATGGATGGGTAAAAGGGATTACTACGAATCCAACTATATTAGCAAAAAGTAACTTATCTCCAGAAGAAACTTTACGAAAATTAGCTAATCTGAGTCCAGGGGAACTGTATTATCAGTTAACAGCAACCGAAGCTGAAACTATGATCGCAGAAGCACAAAAAGCCTATGAATTAATAGGAGAAAAAACTGTCTTAAAAATTCCTGCGACAACCATCGGGTTTCAAGTGACAGCCAGCTTATCTCCTAAAATTCCTTGTGCTGTTACTGCTATTTATAGTAGCGCACAAGCTGCCATTGCCAAAGAAGCCGGGGCAAAATATGCGATCGCTTATGTTAACCGTGCAACTCGGTTATTAGGAGATGGTTTAGCCTTAGTTAATAATATGGCAAAAGTGTTAGAAGGTAGCGACACTGAGATTTTAGCAGCCAGTTTAAAATCCCCCGAAGAAGCAGCAGCCGCTTTAAAAGCAGGGGCGCATCATTTAACCATTCCTTTAGATATTTTAACCGCTATGACCACTCATGAATTATCAGAAAAAACGGTCATAGAATTTAACGAAAAAGGACAAGGCATTGAAGTTAAATAA
- a CDS encoding pentapeptide repeat-containing protein, producing the protein MANQQQLDILLKSVDTWNQWRNQNPEIIPDLKTANLSQLNLRGANLNSVNLEQAILVNTNLSNASFKKANLSYANLAGAVCFKAILSEANLCHTILINSDLSKANLENANLYQSYIIDSYLVDTNLGNANLKGCNLKRSYLIGANLTGANLQEADLTETDLTASQFRNNQDNFFNNIEYQTSIEKEFNCNALRIIAADLVKNFQEEAGLNFSFPHYLPSLESIWERSKLETIYQTL; encoded by the coding sequence ATGGCAAATCAACAGCAACTTGACATTTTATTAAAGAGTGTGGATACTTGGAATCAATGGCGAAATCAGAACCCAGAAATTATTCCGGATCTCAAAACAGCCAATTTAAGTCAATTAAATTTGCGAGGTGCTAATCTTAATTCTGTTAACCTTGAGCAAGCTATTTTAGTCAATACAAATTTAAGCAATGCTTCTTTTAAAAAAGCTAATTTAAGTTATGCTAATTTAGCTGGTGCTGTGTGTTTTAAAGCCATTTTATCTGAAGCTAATTTATGTCATACAATTTTAATTAATTCAGATTTAAGTAAAGCCAATCTTGAGAATGCAAACTTGTATCAATCCTATATTATCGATAGTTATTTAGTCGATACCAATTTAGGAAATGCTAATTTAAAAGGATGTAATTTGAAACGAAGTTATTTAATAGGAGCGAATTTAACAGGAGCAAATCTACAAGAAGCTGACTTAACAGAAACTGACTTAACAGCAAGCCAATTTAGAAATAATCAAGATAATTTCTTCAACAATATTGAATATCAAACAAGTATAGAAAAAGAGTTTAATTGCAATGCTTTGAGAATAATAGCAGCAGATTTAGTTAAAAATTTTCAAGAAGAAGCTGGTTTAAATTTCAGTTTTCCTCACTATTTACCCTCGTTAGAAAGCATTTGGGAAAGAAGTAAATTAGAAACTATTTATCAAACATTATAA
- a CDS encoding protein adenylyltransferase SelO: MTLNGDNPFLNLDYEPALENLGEDYYDQVPAAEFPQHILRFRNDDLLPKLGLRVEQVEDEHFIEAFGKFQGVRPFLALRYHGYQFGAYNPSLGDGRGFLYGQVRGVDGELYDFGTKGSGQTPYSRGGDGRLTLKGGVREVLAAETLHKMGVTTSRCLSLVETGEALWRGDEPSPTRSSVMIRMSRSHIRFGTFERLYYIKRPDLIKKLLDFVIDIYYPEINSNESDCYGLFYQELVQRHAQLAAQWMAAGFCHGVLNTDNMSITGESFDYGPYAFIPTYDPSFTAAYFDYAKRYSYGNQPLIVRVNLEMLQLPLMTIVSPGTLEAALNNFDDYYQTAYTQEMLKKLGLYGLIQDGNQLVNVTIEALKKSQFPYHQFFIDLMTQINQGWWKDKSTILENSNLAEIHWENWRQVYYETLSNLSPDCLDEITKQMNQFNSKISLLRPQIEFVWEAIANENNWYPFNQLVSKIQAK; encoded by the coding sequence ATGACTTTAAACGGAGATAATCCTTTTCTCAATCTCGATTATGAACCTGCTTTAGAAAATTTGGGAGAAGATTACTATGATCAAGTGCCGGCTGCAGAATTTCCTCAACATATTTTAAGGTTTCGTAACGATGATTTATTACCCAAATTAGGGTTAAGGGTAGAACAGGTAGAAGATGAACATTTCATCGAAGCCTTTGGGAAATTTCAAGGGGTAAGACCCTTTCTCGCTTTACGATATCACGGTTATCAATTTGGAGCATATAATCCTTCTTTGGGAGACGGTAGAGGGTTCCTCTATGGACAAGTGAGAGGGGTAGATGGAGAATTATATGATTTCGGTACAAAAGGGTCCGGACAAACCCCCTATTCACGGGGTGGGGATGGTAGATTAACCCTAAAAGGAGGAGTAAGAGAAGTTCTTGCAGCCGAAACCTTACACAAAATGGGAGTCACAACTTCTCGATGTTTAAGTTTAGTAGAAACCGGGGAAGCATTATGGCGAGGGGATGAACCATCTCCCACCCGTTCTTCTGTCATGATTCGTATGAGTCGTTCTCATATTCGCTTTGGAACTTTTGAGCGTTTATACTATATAAAACGACCCGATTTAATCAAAAAGTTATTGGATTTTGTGATTGATATTTATTATCCAGAAATTAACTCTAATGAATCAGATTGTTACGGTTTATTTTATCAAGAATTAGTGCAACGTCATGCCCAATTAGCAGCACAATGGATGGCAGCTGGATTTTGTCATGGGGTATTGAATACTGATAATATGTCTATTACGGGGGAGAGTTTTGATTATGGCCCCTATGCTTTCATTCCCACCTATGATCCGTCTTTTACTGCTGCTTACTTTGATTATGCTAAACGTTATTCCTATGGAAATCAGCCTTTAATTGTTCGGGTTAATTTGGAGATGTTGCAGTTACCATTAATGACAATTGTCTCTCCTGGAACTTTAGAAGCCGCTTTAAACAATTTTGATGATTATTATCAAACGGCTTACACTCAGGAAATGTTGAAAAAATTAGGATTATACGGATTAATACAAGACGGAAATCAATTAGTTAATGTTACGATTGAAGCTTTGAAAAAGAGCCAATTTCCTTATCATCAATTTTTCATAGATTTAATGACTCAAATTAATCAAGGTTGGTGGAAAGATAAATCAACCATCTTGGAAAATAGTAATTTAGCAGAAATTCATTGGGAAAATTGGCGACAAGTTTATTATGAAACCCTTAGTAATCTTTCCCCTGATTGTTTAGATGAGATAACTAAACAGATGAATCAATTTAATAGTAAAATTTCCTTACTCAGACCTCAAATTGAATTCGTATGGGAAGCGATCGCTAATGAGAATAATTGGTATCCTTTTAATCAATTAGTTAGCAAAATTCAAGCCAAATAA
- a CDS encoding pentapeptide repeat-containing protein produces MFITTESFNYRGQKGEIIVWEKIKQVFDQRKCLIYWRYPIFSIGKNNRKEADILIADYELGLIIIEVKSLLIDQLVSIQGHSWNYQNFYIPSGNPYQQAETQLFSLLEYVNQEPSLYNKIAAKALVALPFITSQKWQLKGFHKIPSNPPILFQDNLLSLETIKRIIRQTPKIIKGQSINNYQWNLLLSILSGTPVLSTDSHQVLSKNNSKGKILKQLRKHLHQFDLQQEKIAKQIPPGFQRIRGVAGSGKTVLLCQKAAIMYLKNPQWKIAFIFFSRSLYEEIIEQIDQWIRYFSHQQKTYNKNSQQLQIFHAWGSREQLGFYRFLCQVTGVVPLGVHQTSFQQPSEALGEVCVNLLNQTAIPQIFDAILIDEGQDLMVNNWLYQGKQPFYWLAYQALRPIDAINTQQKRLIWTYDELQSLGSLKVPHPSEIFGKELGNIVTGKYDNDVNKTEVMSCCYRTPHSIIIAAHAMGMGWLRSQGILTGMTAQKDWKTLGYEIEGELKKGQKITIKRPLNNSPNPLYKAWKEPFIQFNKYLSRQQEISALSQQIYNNLRHDGLRPSKEILVLILGDYFESLKLQQAIANFLIRQGIDIYIPGSKNCNDFSQESEQNPNQFWYEGAITISRIYRAKGQEADMVYILGLDQIAKVENDLLLRNQLFVAMTRSRGWLTVSGIGQYSLYQELEKVLEQKDTFTITYTPPKQREIRVTEAAELLQRYQLGERNFQQAELSNMNLQKLNLEDINLIGANLSGTNLQNSNLNRAKLIAANLKNANLTGVSLVKAKLIGADLTNANLTDADLTNTDLTDVILNNTQGIMNYN; encoded by the coding sequence ATGTTTATTACGACTGAATCTTTTAACTATAGGGGACAAAAGGGAGAAATAATAGTATGGGAAAAAATAAAACAAGTATTCGATCAGAGGAAATGTCTAATTTATTGGCGTTATCCTATCTTCTCAATAGGGAAAAATAACCGTAAAGAAGCTGATATTTTAATCGCTGATTATGAGTTAGGATTAATAATCATTGAAGTTAAATCTTTACTGATTGATCAACTTGTTAGTATTCAAGGACATTCTTGGAATTATCAAAATTTCTATATTCCTTCAGGGAATCCTTACCAACAAGCAGAAACTCAGTTATTTTCCTTATTAGAATATGTTAATCAAGAACCCAGTTTATATAATAAAATTGCAGCAAAAGCATTAGTTGCTTTACCTTTTATTACTTCCCAAAAATGGCAACTCAAAGGATTTCATAAAATCCCTAGTAATCCCCCTATTTTGTTTCAAGATAATTTACTTTCATTAGAAACCATTAAGCGAATTATTCGCCAAACACCAAAAATCATTAAAGGACAAAGCATAAATAATTATCAATGGAATTTACTGCTAAGTATCCTATCTGGCACTCCTGTTTTATCGACAGACTCTCATCAAGTTCTAAGTAAAAATAACAGTAAAGGAAAAATTTTAAAACAACTAAGAAAACATCTTCATCAATTTGATTTACAACAGGAGAAAATTGCTAAACAAATCCCTCCAGGATTTCAAAGAATACGAGGAGTTGCTGGTTCGGGAAAAACTGTCTTACTCTGTCAAAAAGCAGCCATAATGTATCTAAAAAATCCCCAGTGGAAAATTGCATTTATTTTCTTTTCTCGCAGTCTTTATGAGGAAATTATAGAACAGATTGATCAATGGATTAGATATTTTAGTCATCAGCAAAAAACCTATAATAAAAATAGTCAACAATTACAAATTTTTCATGCTTGGGGTTCCAGGGAACAATTAGGATTTTATCGCTTTTTATGCCAAGTAACGGGAGTGGTTCCTTTAGGGGTTCATCAAACCAGTTTTCAACAACCGTCAGAAGCCTTAGGAGAAGTGTGTGTTAACCTCTTAAATCAAACAGCTATCCCTCAGATTTTTGATGCTATTTTAATTGATGAAGGACAAGATTTAATGGTAAACAATTGGCTTTATCAAGGAAAACAGCCTTTTTATTGGTTAGCTTATCAAGCATTACGTCCTATTGATGCTATTAATACTCAACAAAAAAGATTGATCTGGACTTATGATGAATTACAAAGTTTAGGAAGTTTGAAAGTTCCTCATCCTAGTGAAATTTTTGGGAAAGAATTAGGCAATATTGTCACGGGAAAATATGATAATGATGTGAATAAAACAGAGGTGATGTCCTGTTGTTATCGTACCCCTCATTCCATTATAATTGCTGCTCATGCTATGGGAATGGGATGGTTAAGATCCCAAGGCATATTAACAGGAATGACCGCTCAAAAAGATTGGAAAACATTAGGTTATGAAATTGAGGGAGAGTTGAAAAAAGGACAAAAAATAACTATTAAACGACCGCTTAACAATTCACCTAATCCTTTATATAAAGCTTGGAAAGAACCATTCATTCAATTCAATAAATACTTATCAAGACAGCAAGAAATTAGTGCTTTATCTCAACAAATTTATAATAATTTACGTCACGATGGATTACGACCCAGCAAAGAAATTTTAGTATTAATTTTAGGGGATTATTTTGAATCTTTAAAACTACAGCAAGCCATTGCTAATTTTCTCATCAGACAAGGAATCGATATTTACATTCCAGGCAGTAAAAATTGTAATGATTTCAGCCAAGAAAGTGAGCAGAATCCTAATCAATTTTGGTATGAGGGGGCTATTACAATTTCTCGTATTTATCGGGCTAAAGGACAAGAAGCAGATATGGTTTATATTCTAGGATTGGATCAGATTGCTAAAGTAGAAAATGACTTATTGTTAAGGAATCAATTATTTGTAGCAATGACACGATCACGAGGATGGTTAACCGTCAGTGGAATTGGTCAGTATTCTCTGTATCAAGAGTTAGAAAAAGTCCTAGAACAAAAAGATACTTTTACGATTACTTATACCCCTCCCAAACAACGAGAAATTCGAGTCACAGAAGCAGCAGAATTATTACAACGTTATCAATTAGGAGAAAGAAACTTTCAACAAGCTGAACTTTCTAATATGAATTTGCAAAAACTCAATTTAGAAGATATTAATCTTATTGGGGCAAATTTATCTGGGACGAATTTGCAAAACAGTAACCTTAATCGGGCTAAATTAATCGCAGCTAATCTGAAAAATGCTAACTTAACAGGAGTCAGTTTAGTTAAAGCTAAATTGATCGGTGCAGATTTGACCAACGCCAATTTAACCGATGCCGATTTAACTAACACAGACTTAACCGATGTAATTCTCAATAATACCCAAGGAATTATGAATTATAACTGA
- a CDS encoding ArnT family glycosyltransferase, whose product MKSLKDFDRIIDRHHQPILIGILLMGLLLRLYGINFGLPYLYNPDEPNRVRRVFRMLSTQDVNPHWFGHPASTVIYLLLLSYGLMFVGSRFLGICNSSEDFLELYRQDPSIFYLTGRLWSTFFGVATIWVVYLIGSKLFNKTVGLISAFLVAIIPLHVELSKLARMDTLMPFLLLISFYYCLKILEEDKLSNYIHASFFLGLAIATKYPAIIFVFTIILAYILTKGWNVKGYLKPVSSVLTCTGAVFIASPFLFLDFKQVLIDISQENRLFHLGATGEGFINDLIWYIQNPLIQSFTFLGILLISFGIFLVLVINQEKLLLLVSFPSLFLLFISVLNLRWERWIIPMIPFLCILLAYTIYQISKLIELRFNYFLGSCLILIILTSIIIPLLQNNMLQGYKLSGVDTRTFTGEWMLRNIPKNSKILVENYTPQLPKTSFQFFIVKHNKDGIIEKFNAERSSHATFYPYGKIGNLKSIEEIDKNKIQYIIMGNYYDLYLREKNRYPKIVDRYEDIINSGELIYEAQKNNKVRQGPMIRIYKVSEK is encoded by the coding sequence ATGAAATCTTTAAAAGATTTTGACCGAATTATAGATCGACACCACCAACCTATTTTAATAGGAATTCTATTGATGGGTTTACTGTTGCGTCTTTATGGCATCAATTTTGGTTTACCCTATTTATATAATCCCGATGAACCTAATAGGGTAAGACGGGTTTTTCGTATGTTATCAACTCAAGATGTAAATCCTCATTGGTTTGGCCATCCAGCATCAACTGTTATTTATCTTTTACTGTTATCCTATGGCTTGATGTTTGTTGGAAGTCGCTTTTTGGGTATTTGTAATAGTTCTGAAGATTTTTTAGAATTGTATCGTCAAGATCCAAGCATTTTTTATCTAACAGGTCGCTTATGGAGTACATTTTTTGGGGTTGCAACTATTTGGGTTGTTTATCTCATTGGGAGTAAACTGTTTAATAAGACGGTAGGGTTGATCTCCGCTTTTTTAGTGGCCATCATTCCCCTCCATGTGGAACTATCAAAATTAGCTCGCATGGATACTTTAATGCCTTTTTTATTACTTATCTCTTTTTACTATTGTTTAAAAATTCTTGAAGAAGATAAGTTATCAAACTATATTCACGCTAGTTTCTTTCTTGGTTTAGCTATAGCGACTAAATACCCGGCTATTATTTTTGTATTCACCATTATTTTAGCCTATATCTTAACCAAAGGATGGAATGTTAAAGGTTATTTAAAACCCGTTAGTAGTGTTTTGACTTGTACAGGGGCTGTATTTATTGCTTCTCCTTTTTTGTTTTTGGATTTTAAGCAAGTATTAATAGACATTAGTCAAGAAAATAGGTTATTTCATTTAGGAGCAACAGGAGAAGGATTTATCAACGATTTAATCTGGTATATTCAAAATCCCTTAATACAATCTTTTACATTTTTGGGTATATTACTAATCAGCTTTGGAATCTTTTTGGTATTAGTGATAAATCAGGAAAAACTTTTGCTCTTAGTTAGTTTCCCAAGCTTATTTTTATTATTTATTTCTGTTCTTAATTTACGATGGGAACGGTGGATCATTCCTATGATTCCTTTTCTCTGTATTCTTCTTGCTTATACTATTTATCAAATATCTAAGTTAATTGAGTTAAGGTTTAATTACTTTTTAGGATCATGTTTAATTTTGATCATATTGACATCAATTATAATTCCTCTATTACAGAACAATATGCTGCAAGGTTATAAATTGTCTGGGGTAGATACTAGAACGTTTACGGGAGAATGGATGCTTAGAAATATTCCTAAAAATTCTAAAATTTTGGTAGAAAACTATACTCCACAACTTCCCAAAACATCGTTTCAGTTTTTTATAGTTAAACATAATAAAGATGGCATAATAGAAAAGTTTAATGCTGAAAGATCGTCCCATGCAACTTTTTATCCTTATGGAAAAATTGGAAATCTAAAAAGTATTGAAGAAATTGATAAAAATAAAATACAATATATTATTATGGGTAATTATTACGATCTTTATCTTCGAGAGAAAAATAGGTATCCTAAGATTGTTGATCGTTACGAAGATATTATCAATTCTGGAGAACTAATTTACGAGGCGCAAAAAAATAATAAGGTTCGTCAAGGGCCAATGATTCGCATTTATAAAGTTTCAGAAAAATAG